From the Vicia villosa cultivar HV-30 ecotype Madison, WI unplaced genomic scaffold, Vvil1.0 ctg.000622F_1_1, whole genome shotgun sequence genome, the window TGTGTCGTTGGCAAACTGAAGGATATCTACTTTTACTTAATTGTTGACAAAGAACCCTGAATAATCTCCGATTTCCATTGCTCTTTTCACCATTCTAGTTAATCCCTTTGTagccaaaacaaaaagaaaaggagatacGGGGTCTCCGTGTCTAAGCCCCTTTTCCACAGAGAAATCCTTCGTAACGCCACCATTTATCATAACCGACATAAAGCTGGTGAAAACGCAAGCCTCCATCCATTTGAGCCATTTGTCACCGAATCCCATTTTACGCagaatgaatcataaataattacAACTTACATTGTCAaaagctttttcaaaatcaatcttcAAAGCTAAGCATTTGCTCTTCTCTCTTTTAGCCATGTCGATAGTTTCGTTCACCATTAAAGCTCCATCATAGATGTTTTTTCCTGCGATAAAGGCTGACTGCTCGATAGAAACCAGTTTCTCGATCACTTGATTTAATCTTGAAGCTAGAAGTTTTGACAAAATATTTTGAAGGAAGCCTACTAAAAAGAATGGACGGTATTCAAAAAGTGACTGAGGATTGTTGACTTTCAGGATAAGTGCGAGAAAAGAAGCGATGCCCCCTTTGATCAGTTTGACCCTAGCATGGAAATCCTTAACGAAAGTCACCGCATCTCCTTTGATGAATTCCCAACAGTTCTGCAAGAACTCGAAAGAAAAATCATCCGGTCCCGCGCTCTTACCTCCATCGCAACTCCAAATTGCGTCCTTGATTTCACTATCAGAAAAAGAAATCTCCAACAGAGCCCTGTCCTGATCATTGATGCAACTGAAGGGCAGAAATGATGGAACCGGTCTCGAAAGGTTTGCTTCcgtgaagaaattctcaaagtGGTTCTTTACAGCCAGTTTAATAACTTCAACGTCTTCCACAATGCCATGAGGAGTATCGATAGAGTTAATGAAGTTATGTCTTTGTCGAGCTTTCATAGCATTGTGAAAGAAACTGGAATTGCGATCACCGTCCTTTAGCCATGATTGTCTTAACTTCTGCCTCAAGAAGCTCTCCTTGATGTCTAAATTCATCCACAAATCTTTGATAGCCTTTTCTCTAAATGAAGCAAGCACACTAATATTACCGCCATGATTGTCGACCAGCAGCTTGTCAAGATTGTTCAAATCTGAGATGCAATCCTCCACTTTCAAATCAATCCATCCAAAGACTTCTCTGTTCCAATTCCTACCTAAGTCATAATTCGAGAGCTTTTAGTTTTTCACTCAGGACGTAATCCCCTCTCTCGGAAACCTCACAATTTTGCCAAACCACCTTCGCAAACGAGAAGAAATCAATATGTTTTAACCagcaattataaaattttaatgcaTACTTCAACCTATAAAAAACCAGTGTAAAAAATAATGTATCTAatctttattttgatcaatatattatataatcATACTCAAACAAGGTTACAAACGATAGTTTTTGTTTCATGCTACAATTACAAGACTATAAACACCAAATTAATAACAGTAATATAAAAGAAATGATCACCCATACATGTTAACAATATATATGACAAATAAACACTTTATTTCACCTATTGAAATATTTTTAGTATATGAAACTAATTCTTCATTTTGGTTGACTAAAGAAGTGGTTGATGGCTGGCATAACTTCAGGTGGTCTAGTACGAAGAAAATTCCTCAAACCATGCTTAGCATACTTCTCTCCTTCTTCTTCATTGTCAAATACTCCATTGGTTCGACGAGTTTTCTTGAtcctatatataaaaaaaaaaattccaaaccAATTAAGCAAAAGAAAACATATCAATATTCTATTAGTTGTAAAtatcaaaatataatttataattcagAAATATCATGTAAATACATCTTATATAGTAAAATATTACACATTTACTTTcgcaattttaaatttttagggTTGAGAAACTATAATATGTCTGTTTAAGCCGTCATTTTTATTAGGCCGACGTAAAATTTGCAGTCTACCTTCTCTAATTTTTCGTTTTATTTTTTGACGGCAACGCGAGTTTGTGAcatatttgtattttaaaatgatttttatgaaatagCTTCTTTTAAATtcagtgattttttaaaattttaatattcaaaagtttttttaataaaaagataaaatagttaaaataatatttaagatTAACTGTTCAaattaaattttcatttgaaatttttatgAAAAGTATCTTTACAAATTTTctttacacaaaattatgtagcattataaaaattatttaaaaaaaaagtaaaaacaaactgaccgtaaataaaaaaaatttcactGAAATTTTGTGAGAATTGAATATATATGGCTCTGTTTGGCATGCCATTTtttgagcttatgtcttatagcttatagcttataagctcatataacaataaaagacctgtttggtaacagtcttttcattacgagcttatagcttattttactagcttatagcttatttttcagacgctatttcaaatagcgttttagcttatagcttatagcttatcattttttcttccatttttacccttattattttaattaaaatccacttttaccctctatagtttattttaatttaaaataaaataattatatattaaatgtcctttatgtcattttaattaatcaactaattgaaccgctaattttaccaaacacttcaatcagcttatcagctataagtcatcagtcatcagctataagctataagctatcagtcatcagccatcagccataagctatcagctatcagctagcttatcagtcaaccgctatttttaccaaacagagccataGAGGGATTTAAAGAAAATTTTAGTTTCCATggcatattttaatttttttaattttaattgtaccTAACATCAGGATTCTGGATCAAGTTTCTTGTTAACTGAAAGACACACATGCTTGTCACAAAAGTCATTGCAGCCAATAGAGGATAAAcctatataaaaaaaagttaaatcaaAGTATTAAACAAAGATATAAGTTATTAAATAAATTCATTTAATAACAAAACATGAGATtaatattaacaaataaatttaaagtatatatatgatatatgataCCTCTGGTTTCATCCAACGCCCCATTAATTTGGAAAAATGTTTCTTTTAAGAACTATACTTAGCTTTTGGATTTCAAAAAGATGTGTTtagttatttgatttttaattctaTGTGCTTTTTGTATATATAGTAGTTGATAAGATAGAATTTGCATGAATAATTTGAAGACTTAGTATCATGGAAAAACCTTTACAATGGGCTAATAGCTAACATTGttcaaaatagaaattaaatatttGACTTGTAGTTAAAACCATGGGCTAGCCTCatgtttttctatattttttaaccAATGATATGTTAAGAATGACTCAAGATAATGTCAATAGGGTATGCATGATAATATTATAACTATTTAATTTTTGTATTCTAGATTATTCTCTTGTTTATTATTGGATTGAAAGCTGTATTTTCTTTCATGTGATTGACTAGAAAATTTtctgaagaattttttttttcaacgtATAACTTGGTCACGTCAAGTTTGACTGAGTGCATAAAGAGATTATGATCAAGAAAATACTCCTCCATATAGTAATTAATTTTTTGATGGAAGAAGAATTTATTTCATTGGATATTACTTTTGAATTTTATATTGGTTTGTGATGCGATCATGACATAAGAAGGATAACGCAATACTAACACAAGCACAATTAATTAATGCTAACAACACTCTCATAATAGGAAAACTTCCCTGGATGAATGAGTATGTGTAAGGCCCAACTTAGGAGAAGAAAAAATGAGTGGGTTTAGAAAAGGCCATTTCTTTTTCCACCCTTTACTTTCTCTCGGATCTGGATTCTCTCCTGTTGTGTGTTTGCTGCTTTCCATTCTGCTTCAATCTAAACCATTGACTTAATCTAATagcatgaaagagaaaaaaaataaaaaaagattaaaCTATTAAAGTCAAATACGAAGGTCGATATTGCAGAGGAGAGATGGCAAAACTAAAAATGTTAGAGAAGATCTTCTTTCAACTTCTCCCACATTCTTAAAAACCTAACAATATTATCGAAattttttggatatgcatcttCAAACATTATATTAAATTATCTCATTCTTCGTAAATACGAGTTACCCTCATAAAAATCCTAAATtccttatttttctattttatttaaattattttctattttcattccttatttttctattttatttgaattattttctatttttatattttcgaaaaaaatccaaaaaaatttgtAGACtcttaatttgattttatttgatttttagttgtattttttcagattgttataattatattttaatcatttttctatttttcaattgtttttcTCAATATGGACATTATTGGTATTTACATATTTGTTGCATTGCTAATGCATGAATACTAGGTATACCTATCCGGATACACCAaatgctaagttaaaaaaaacacaagggaacttttcggatatgcatatccaaaaacacttttaaaaaaaatagggtttatccagatatgcatctccgaaattaaGTATAATATGGGCCATTTTTGCGtttaattttgtgaaaaataggtgtgttcggagatgcatctctaaaaaTTGGGGGCATTATTAGATTTTCGCCAAGGGTTTGGGAGAAACtaaagaaagggggggggggggggggggggggggggagaaaTTAGCTTAGAAAAAGATTAGGTGAAATTATTTTTTCCCCGACATTTTAGAAGTCTTTTAAATtgccaaaaaaatattattcGGATTTTAGGTTCCTACAAATATTCAATAAATTTGACCAATATAATGTCTAATTTGACTGGTCGCTAGTAGATATTTACAAAATATTAAGAATATGGTTCTCATATTATTGTAATTTTGAAGTTGCATGTTGGTGAAATAAACACATTCATCGTCTTCAAATGAAAGACAATAGTATGGTAGAAATTGTCATAAAATTATAatagatgaagagaaagaaaatatgtttAGGAAGACAAAGGTAAAAATTTGTGAAGTTCTTGGAATCTAGGAAACCTGTGGAGCTATTAAAGAGAATTGAGAAACACTTTTAGACACTCAATGTTTCTGTGATTCATATATTGAGACGTTTGAGAGATTAAGAAACAATTAGGTAGAAAATAAGGTTAGTTATTAGAAACTATGAGCTAATAAAAAGTCAATGAAGAAggctaataaaaaatataaaaatgtcaAATATCAAGAAGTCTACACTAAAATAGCTTCGACTTAATAACCACATCAAATGAATGGGGTTTTCGACAAAATGGTGGCGTTCGACAAGGTCACCAATTATCTTGGACTTAACATATTTTTTGACCCTATGAGCCAGTTAAGTAAAGTGATGTTTTGACGAGTGCTATGGTTCTGAAACAGATATTATTGAAGAAAGTTTGGAGTTTCGAGGCATTTATCAACATGATTATTGGTTTCTCAGCATTTATATCCTTGAAGACGTGTGGAAGAAAGTTAGACTATGAAGGCCTAAGTAGTGAAATACGTGTCAGATCTTTAGGATTTAACTGTTGTCGACATTTATCTTTGTAATAGTATATAATGCAAGGTTTTGCATTGTAATCAGGGTCTCAAATCCTCACTAATTCTCTATACAGCTAAAGTACCCAAGTCAACGAGAGAAATAGTTTCTGAGATATGTGAGTATGCATTCACCCTTTAAAGTTTCTACAAAACTTTTAAATTCAAAGAATTTacatttaatgtcatttactttgtGTCTTGTCTATTATCTTTACCTGAAGTTTATTGCCTGTTTCCAGTTGTTTATCATTCAAGCATTATAAACCTAAAACAAACACACTCTCTCACAAATCCCCTGTTACACAATATGTCTCTGAGATTTTTCGAGTTAATCTCTTAAGTAAACTAAACTCGTGATTGTTTACTAAAAGCACCCGTGAACACTAGGTAAACAAGTTCTTTGTGTTTTTCGTCttttacttttctcttgtttgttGTAAATTTGCTTACACTGATCGTAGGTTATTTTTTTGCTTGAGActatttattttggttgctattATTCTTTGACCCACACTTCTTTACTCTCGACGAAGTTTGTATAATGTTAGTTTTCAATGAGAGCTTGGTGTGACCGAACATTTCTATTTCACAACAAGTGGCCTCCACTATGGAACAAAGGGGTTAAGAATACAAGTGAGTATCATGAGTTTTAAATGAAAGATCAATAATTTTTCCTAAGACAATAATTTTGGGTTTTAGAAAGTGAATTTTCAAGCAATATTCTTTCAAAACAAGTCTGTATAATTATTGAAGGGTGAGACTAATTAGAGTAAGTCGAAGAACCCTCACCTGGTTATCCATTCCAAAAGTTGATTTCTCCCTAAATAAAGGATGTTATAAGAAATCAACTCAAGTAAGCATTGCATTAACTGAAATATCTATCTAACATCGTATAAAATGCCATAAAAAGGCCATAATTGTgtttttaagaggaaaacaaaactATTTATCTGGTCATAATTGATACCAGATAAATTTCTGACTGTTAGTCTACTGATCCGATCTTGGACAATTATTCAACTCATTAATTAACTAGGAGTAGGAGTAGGTAATTATAAGTTGTGGTTTGTGAATTAACAAACTTAGAATGTCTAATTTAACTCTGAATTGGTTTAAGGAATTAGGAAATTATTGTGTAAATTAGTGAGCTGTACACAAAGAAATTGAGTGTAATGGCAATGTTAATTCGTCGTAATACTTTaacatattataaattttattaatgtaCAGTTTATCAACAAGTATGATAAGGGGAGTCAAAAGAAGATCTAAACGCTTTTAGTAATTGAAATCACCTCCTTTAATTTCTCATTTTTATTCTCGAACTAAATCAATCTTAAAACCCTGCTTGTTATTTATTTAACTCGCAAGTAGTTACCTTGTTTAAATTTACAATCCATGTGGagatgaattttatttattatttcaacTATACTAGTACACtcgcttattttattttactcatagatattgttattaaaatattcatatttaaatACTATCTTTTTTTTGGGAAACTGttagaatattaaaataaacaaatataatgatAATATTCTATATTAATTactataaatatgaataaaattatCACACCATAATGAATatacatataaattaattaattttattattataaatatataaatataattatttaatgagTTTGTTAACGTAGACCCACTTGATTTAATAAAGGTCTATTTCAGCAATATGCATCTTAGGGTGTATTTAACCACTTTTAGTTAAAATTTGTTAAAACACACCATCATACAAAAAGTGAGTGTATTTTAGCAAAGTCATGTGGGGTTTGCTAAAATACACCCATAtttttttatgaaggtgtgttttagcAACATACACCTTAAGGTACATTTAACCATTTTTTAGTCATGGTGGAATATTGAGAGGGGTGTCCCATCGCAAAATGCTGGCAAAAAACATGCCATAATTTGACACTTTAGCGCCATTTCCTGTTGTCAGGGGCTGTCCCTCGAAAATTATTTTttcgaaatttaaaattttcctcTTTCTTCTTAGCGAGGGGTAAAACACCCCCCCACCCCCTCCCTTTTTTTTTCTCCTTTCTTATTTGAACGTTGCGAGGGCCTTTACTCCAACCAACCTTATTTTTTTGTCTGGAGTTTTGCCTCTGGCAAACTCCCctgaaaaattcaaatattttttgtagtgaaacaatcaattaaaaaataaatatgaacatattttactAAAACTGTTGAGCGATATTTTTTTAATGCGATTTTCAATTTGGGGGCTGCAGTAGTGTAATGGTTAGCTAATGATTTATAAGGTAaatatatgaatttaatttttttatttattaatgttatattatttattctattattttttgttttaattatttgataatatttaataacttaatttaaatatttttaaaactatttatatgtttcaatcacactcaattatttttctttaaatttttttaattattgttataatataataacataaaatGTACTAGAAGTTAACAATAAAGAATAACggtaaatgatttttttaaagaaaaataaattggtGTTAGAATAATAAcgcaagtgtgagtaagtgggaGATAGTCCCACATTAGATATGAATATGGTGACTTGAGCATTCATAAGTGGGAGaatccactcacctatcaccttaacctttaggtggacaagtgttgtgtctcccacaaaggtgtgttgctcaaaggagAGTCCCATAACCCTTCCCCGATTGTAAAGAGGTACAATTTACAGGTGAGCACCATGGCTAGATGGGAGATAGAAAAATTTTCCTGTAACAATGCCTTCAGATGAAATATATTTCCTGTAAAAATTTAATTATCGTTATTCTTTATTGTTAACTTCTAGTACATTTTATGTCATATTTTTCATGAGACATAGTATTTTaccatattttatattaatatattaaaaaaagttctaaaaataattttaattttgaatttccaaaccctaatattataattaaacaacatttaattggattaaaacaagtcaatattaatttatttaaatcatttgaACAAAATTATATGTTATTTTATCTTCATCTGATCACATAgttttttaaaatctaaaaaacaattcaaatttcAATACTTCTATGTAATTTTAGttttgtaataaataataattatttaatgttaGCTACCAAATATACTTCAACGTTTATATTATGCTTATGTCTAAGCTATCAATAAAAATCCTTGTTTCTATCATTAAAATTTCTAAGTAGTCATATCTAGATTTAGGACCATGAGGATTATACCTCTTGTAAACTCTCAATTTGCTATCGTAACTAAAAAATTTTGTGCTTTGCTTTGGGCTTTAGAAATCATTCATATACCTAAAGGGTATACAAACTGAAAAGACcattttaggttcattgaataatgaatgtatctgatcTTTTATGTAAACCAtgtacattcattactcaatgaacctaaaaagagaatatttgcttataattcagGCCAGAGAGAGTAGTCCATTGGTTCAAGACAAAATCATACATGGTCGAAATGAGGTGTGATGagttatatttattcatttatgaaAAGAACGAACACTCATGACAGATAGAAAAACGAGAGTTTACGTAAACAAGTCAAAGACTGTAGAAGTCttcttatataaatatttaaatcaaactaAAACCATTTCAACCAAATTAATCACCATCTTAGATAATTAATGAACTTAGCAAATGCGGATGTTAAGTTAAGAGCCACATTTTGTTCTAACATCAAATATTCGGATAGGTCCTCTTCGGTGTGGTGGAGGGATATAACGAGGGTGGAGTCCAAATCTTCGGCGGAGTTTTTTACTAACAATTGTTTTTTTCATGTAGGTAACGGTTTTTCAACCTCTTTTTGGCATGCTCGTTGGTTGAAAGAAGGCATTCTAAAAGATCTTTTTCCGGATTTGTATAGCATTTCTCTTCTTAAAGAGGCTTCAATTGGTGCGATGGGGGGATGGAAAAATGGTAGGTGGAATTGGAGCGATCTTGGCATTATGGATAATTCTCAAGAGAGAGCGGAGCATGCTGCCAATGAGGGGGCAGCGGCTGTTTCTTTTCCCTTTAATTCTGGTGCAGCCGTAGCTGCAAATGGTGAAAACAGAACTGTGAGCAACAGTGGCTGGAGACCGGGCCATTTCCATTCGAGACAGGCGGTTCTTCATGAGACTCTGTGCTCGGCTGCTGTCCTTCATGCGGATAGACATGACACAGCTACTTGGACTCTTGAGGAAAATGGAATTTTTTCGGTTTCTTCTTGCTGCAATTTTCTGAAAAAGAGGCGTTCTCCCTTAGGTCCGGCAAACCGTTTTGATTCGGTGTTCAAAGACATTTGGAAGGCGGAGGTTCCGATTAAAGTCAAAGCTTTTGGTTGGCGTAGCTTCCTCaacaaaattccaaccaaagattCGCTTTTGAAAAGAggtattattatttcttcaaatgacAATTGTGTTCTTTGTGCGGAAACTAGCGAAACCTTGAACCATTCTTTTTTGAGATGTCGGTATGTCGGAATAGTTTGGAAGGAAATGGCCGAATGGATCGGAATGTCGTATAGTTGTATTGAAGACTTGAAGGAGAGTTTTTTCTTTTGGAGTAATTTTTGTAGATTGAAGAAGGTTAAAAAGGGGAAGGAAGGAACCATTTGGCTAGCCATcctttggagcatttggttgcgTAGGAACGATATAGTTTTCAACGACTCGTCTTGGAACTCTAGAGACGTAGTTTGGAGTTGTAAAGCTCTAATTTGGAGGTGGTCGTATATCGGGAAAATTACTCGGGCCAATTGTAATTTCTACGAGTTTAGCAATAGCCCATTGTTTTACGTTAGAATACAATAGGATTGTAATTTTCTTAAGACTCTTGTTCTTGTTGCTTCATCCGTTTTATTAATTTATTccttgcttttaaaaaaaaaaaaaaagaaaatgatacATTTATACTATTCTAATAGAATCGTGCGCTTGCAGCCTATTAACTCTCAAGAGGAAATTCTTAGTGACAATAGTTGACCAAGTGGTTAGGTCAGACCTGTATAAACTTTTGGTGCATTCTCTCTAAAATCTTCTTTCTTTACTTCCGTTGATTATTCTATTTACATTTCATATCTCTGTTCATATACGAAATGTGAAGGGAGTTTTCGTGAACTAAAGAGAAAGTTGACGACAACTCCTGTTTCGATTTTGCCTAATTTGGCAGAActgtttgttgtgtattgtgatgcttcattgatgggattggGAGACGTGTTGATGTAGAATCACCAAGTTGTGGTTTATGCTtcaagacaactcaaagtacATGAGAGAAATTATTTGGCACATGACTTAGAGTTGGATGATGTTGTGTTTGtattgaaactttggaggcattattttttcatttcaagattcaaagtgtttagtgatcataagagtttgaagtatctctttgatcagaaagagttgaatatgaggcagagaagatggttagaatttttaaaggattatgattttagtttgaattaccattcgggtaaagcaaatgtgatggctgatgcattgagtaggaaatccttgtatATGTTGATGTTGATGGTGAAAAAGTTAGAAATAATTGAACAATTTTGAGATATgagtttgatttttgaaaagacttcttcaggagttaagcttggtatgttgaagcttactagtggtattcttgatgagattccAAAAGGTCAGAAATATGATGTGAGTTCGTGGATCGgttaactttgatcaatcaaggTCGAGGTGACGACTTTCgaattgatgaaaatggtatcTTGAGATGTCATGATAGAGTTTGTATTTCGAATATAGCTGAGTTAAAAAAGAGTATTATtgaggaaggacatcgtagtggattgagtattcattaGGGTGCTACAAAGATGTATAAGGATTTGAGGAAAATATTTTGGTGGCCTAATACGAAGAAAAAGATTGCAGAGTttatgtattcttgtttgacttgtcagaagtcaaagattgaacatctaAAGCTGCTGGATTTAATGCAACCGTTGTCCATTTTTGAGTGAAGTGGGATattatttctatggattttgtgtcTGGTTTACCCAAAACACTGAGTAATTTTGaggctatttgggttattgtgtaCTGATTAACGAAATCTGATAATTTTATTCTAAAGAGAATGGATTATCCAGTGGAGAAGTTAGCAAAGCTGTACATTGAGATAATTGTCAGTTTGCACGGTATTATGTCTAGCATTGTGTCAGATAAAGACCCGAGGTTTACTTCGAtattttggggggggggggggggggagttgCAAGATGCTTTGGGAatgaagttgcgtttgagttctgCTTAGCATCTACAGACAGATGGCCAaacggagaggacgattcagtcactTGAGGATCTACTAagagcttgtgtgttggaaaaaaggaggtgcttgggatagttacttgcctttaattgaatttacttacaaAAACAATTTTCATTTGAGCATCGGGTTGACACTATTTAAAgcgttgtatggtaggaggtgtaggacgccattATGTTGGTATGAGTCAGGGGAGAGTGTTATGATTGGACCTGAGATATTACAGTAGACTAccgataagattaagatgattcgggagaagatgaaggcttcccagagtcgtcagaagagttatcatgacaagaggaggaaagcacttgaatttcaagaaggaaatCATGTATTTCTTCGAGTTACTCCGGTAATTGGTGTTTGTCGCACGTTAAAGTCGCGTAAGATGACGCCACATTTTATTGATCCTTATCAGATTTTGAAGAGGATAGAAGAGGTAGCTCATCGAATTGTTTTGTCGCTGTCATTTGCTAATCTCCATGACGTGTTTCAtttgtctcaattgaggagataCATTTCAGATTCGTCTCATGTGCTCCAAGTAGATGATGA encodes:
- the LOC131629941 gene encoding uncharacterized protein LOC131629941 codes for the protein MGRWMKPEVYPLLAAMTFVTSMCVFQLTRNLIQNPDVRIKKTRRTNGVFDNEEEGEKYAKHGLRNFLRTRPPEVMPAINHFFSQPK